The following nucleotide sequence is from Gadus macrocephalus chromosome 18, ASM3116895v1.
ACAGCAGTCATTACACTGCCTCTGACATAAAAGTTAATAAAACGTAGACGTGCATTTTGACTCGATACATCTGTTATATTCAAGCTGTTATATTAAGCTAGCTACAATTCATTAGAGATTGTGACGGTAGCCTCAAGCTCCAAACTGAATCATGccttattttgtttgtgttcataaTTTATCTAGAGAGAGCAACCGATGGCTCTCTTCAAAGCGAGGACTGGACCCTGAACATGGAAATATGTGACATTATTAATGAAACGGAAGATGGGTAAGAAGCTAGGATGAATTATTGCCCATGTCATTTGATAATACGGTCGCCCTTTTTCATACACACAACACTCCCTGAAGTAGACACACACGCCAGTACTATCTCGTTCTTATCTCTGGCATTGCATGGCCAAAGACCTTCCCTTTGGTTTTTGCTGCGTTTTTTCAAGTGCTCCATTCCTTATCTCTCCGTCCCATTAACCTTGCATGAAAAAGTTCTTGGTGTGAAGTCCAAGTCTTGTTTGAAAAGTGGGAAGGGACCTTGTTTCATTTACCCATCTCCTATACCATGGGAAAACACTACCAATAAAATAGTGGCGGACATAAAAATGGATGCTTCAATTTTCTGAATGGGTCTCAACTACAACTAGGTCAtaatacacacatttaaactTGCAGTGGAGCATGTGTTAAATGCATAGATATGATTGTTGAAAAGGGTATATCGGAAAAGATAGCTGCAGCAAGGGGAAATGTAAGAGTCCAGGTTAAAAACAGTGACCTTCATTACAGCTACATCAAATGACAGTAAAACATTAACTGTATGTTAGATCTACCAGTATTCTCATATTTCATTCACCTGTTCACCATGAAAGTCCATAATACTCATTAAACCTGTTATCATTTCTCAACCTTATGCGAGGGTTTTGTGCTCTCACACTGTGTGCAGGCCAAAGGATGCCATCAAAGCAGTGAAGAAGAGGTTGAATGGCAACAGGAACTATAGGGAAGTGATGCTGGCCCTGACGGTGAGTGAGGAGTTTAACTAGAGTTGAACTGTTGCATACAGGGGGACTGATGGTATGGTGGCTCGGTTGGTCAACTCCTagctgaaaggtactgggttcgatcccctatGTCCACAGCCCAAACGTCTTGACATGTATCAAAAATCGCTGTTGATTGCTTTGGATACACATTTGGATGAATGACCAAAATAGTAAAAAGATACATAAGACTTGATTGGACACTCTGCTCCAGGTGCTGGAGACGTGCGTGAAGAATTGCGGCCATCGCTTCCACTCCCTCGTCACCAGCAGGGACTTCATAGACGGTGTGCTGGTCAAAATCATCTCCCCCAAGAACAACCCTCCAACAATAGTACAAGACAAAGTGCTGGCCTTAATTCAGGTATGGGGCATAATAATAGAAAAAGTTGACATTATTACATTCATTCAGTTGATAACGGCGCCAAATACCTTGCAATAAGGTATTATTCTTTGGGTAGCTGTTATAGTAACTGAGTAACTTTTTAAGTGTAACTTGGCTGCAAGTGAAATCAAACACTTTATTTCCCccatatttttcattgaatcaaTGAAAGAGTTTAGTGTGAGAAAGAGTGAAAACCCAGTGCGATAAAACAGTATGGCTAAATTCTATTTTGAGTGTGAGAGCTGGAGTTTGATGTTCTTGTGCTGGTGTCTTATGGTCCCCAGGTAGAGATGTGTTGGTGATAGGTTTCTCCCGGCCCTCAGTCTAGAGGGCTCTAGTTACCATTCAGCAGCTCAGGTAACTGAGGCAGGCTCAGGTGGGGCCCTCTCTCATTTCCTCTGGGAAATACATCATGTGATTCGGTCTGCAGAGCTGCTGGCTGTTATTGTCATGCattttttcatatatatatttaccttCCATCCATCTTGGGCAGAACAAACGCCCCTGAGAAAAATATTTTTCAGTAAAATTTAGATTCAGATCAAAGTCTTAATTTTTGGTTTGGTTAGAGGTTATTCAAAGGCCATTTTCTTTGATCCGGCCTCTGTTGTCCTCATCGTGTTGAAGTTGAACCACTAATGAGACGTGGTTTACTGATGCAATGCAGCCATGGCTGGCAGCAACAAGGACCGGAGAACAAGTCTTCACTCACTGTTGCACACTGTCGGggctttgtttgtgttgtggcaTAATCATAAAGTTCCTGTCCTTCTGGGTCTTTTAACCAGCCATGGTTGGCTTTTGGCCCTGCCTAGCTCAATGTGAACCGGTATAGCTGGGTTGATGGAGCATGGCATCAACACTGCCAGTGTTCATTTTCCTCCCTGGGATTGAAGTGCTATTTTATGTTGTTCGAGGTTTGCTACCCACCAGGGCCACCCATGGTAAAAAGGAGTATTTTTCATTCACGGTTTTGCAAGGCACTTTGTGTTATAGCATATTTTATTCCTCATTGGCCTGTTACAACGTGAGACAGGAGGAACGTACTCACAACATTGGAATGCCTCATGGGTGTACCACAGTTATAAAAGAATAACAACAAATCACCTCGAGAGAAAATGCCCATTGCCCTTGCCTCAGCTGCACCTGTTGGGCTGGAAAGACGTGATGGCTTCTTTGGAAACACTCCCATTTTGAAATGCTAAACTGAAATATGTTTCTGGATTTGATCTGAGGctagaaatgttttatttgctgcCTGCAGATACAGTACAGACTGCTTAGCTAAGAAGTGTGTGATTATCCAGAGGCAATTAATCAAATCGAGTCATTTGCATcaaggatttttattattttccgtATGTCAGTTGTGCATACGGACAATGTTATTCCCGTATGTCACATTGCCTTTCACAACCCAAGCAGAGTTGGCTGAAAGTTATTGTCCGGTACAAGGCATTGGCTCAGTTTCATGTTGCTTCTGAATTACTAGAACGGAATTTATGAATGTCAACACTGATTTCTATTAACACTGGATGAGTGAATGAAGAGGTTTAAAAAATGTGATCACACTCGTACTCATAAGTAAGGTCCCGAAAAATATGATTGATTTACTGGTATTACAACCAAAACCCAGCAAGTAGTTGAAAATAATTACCAATAGCAACACCGCGCTCACCTACTCAGCCCTGTTGCTTCCTGCTCTAGGCATGGGCCGACGCGTTCCGGAGCAGTCCGGATCTCACCGGAGTGGTTCAGATCTACGAGGAGCTCAAGAGGAAAGGCATCGAGTTCCCCATGTCCGAGCTGGAGACCCTCTCTCCCATACACACGCCTCAGCGGGTAAGAGCGCGATAGCACTTGGCATGGGCATTGGTAAGGATCTGGCTATTCGATACGCATCACATTCCAAGGGTCACCTTTCAATCTATTGAGATTCCTTAGTTATGTGATGTATTAAAATCCTTTTGACGTTAAGgagttgaatgaatgaatgaatgaatgaatgaatgaagagggTGTCGAATGAATGTTGTAATAACTGCTGGCTTTACTCCCTCAAACAATATTGTCATAGCAGAGATTAATACAATGACAGGAAAATTAGGTCCCACAAATGAAGCAAGACATGTTATACTGCCCCAAACTATGTGTATACAAAACATGCTCCATGAATTTAAATTGCGATATTTAGTTtctccattttacatttctttagACATTTACATATCACTCAAAAGATTGAGGCCTACTTTCCTCTGTGTTTAGTTAAATGCATAAACGATCTCACTTCAGAAGTTTTTGAAGTGAGGTCACTGTTGCAGACACATTTCCCATATCCTTGCCTAATCGCGGTTTTGTTATTATTACGTACATAGAGCAGTCTTAGTGTAACATTTTCCTAACAGGACCCTGTGGCAAGGCCTTGCCACACTGCAAATAGCGCTACTGCCAGGGCGAGTGATTCATAGACCCCACCCTTGGGGGAGCGTTGCAGCGCAGAAGCTGTGTCATAAACCCCTCCACTAAGTCCTGTGAAAACACTGTCGGCTCCCATCCCCCAGGTGGCCTCCGCCCCCGAAGGCGACTCCGCCCTCCACCAGTACAGCCCCCCGCCTCCCCAGACCCACGTCCAGCCCACAGTGCCCGTGGTCCCGCCCGTCTACACCAcgccccaggcccaggcccccgTCATCCATGGCCCCGGATCCGTCAACCCCAGCCCCGAACAggtgaagagtgtgtgtgtgtgtgtgtgtgtgtgtgtgtgtgtgtgtgtgtgtgtgtgtgtgtgtgtgtgtgtgtgtgtgtgtgtgtgtgtgtgtgtgtgtgtgtgtgtgtgtgtgtgtgtgtgtgtgtgtgtgtctaaacccttgtgtgtgtctcatcagATCTGCCGGCTACGCAGCGAGCTGGACATCGTGCGTGGGAACACCAAGGTGATGTCAGAGATGCTGACTGAAATGGTGCCCGGTCAGGAAGACCCTTCAGACCACCAGctgctgcaggtgtgtgtgtgagagacataagagtgcatttgtgtgagtgtggtgttTAGCAGACGACAACTATAATCATTAATTATGAGTACTTTTCATCCGGGTTGTTTAATGAATGTAAATGGGGCAGCAGGGGCATATTAATTACTCACCCTGACCACTAGAAAGGACTCTTTAGTGCACCCTGTGTCTACTCCGTTTCTATATAGTGGATAGAAAGAAGACTTGGAGTGGATTCAGATACAGTGTCATAAATCGAACTAAGTAGGTTCTTAAGGCTCGAGTGTGTCTCCTGGCACTCTGGATCAAGccagccccacccccctctgTGTTGTGTGACTGCTTGGGTTCTCCTGTTTGCAGGAGCTGCACAGAACCTGCAGGGCCATGCAGCAGCGCGTCATGGAGCTCATCTCGTGCGTGTCCAACGAGGAGGTCACCGAGGAGCTGCTCCACGTCAACGACGACCTCAACAACATCTTCCTCCGCTacgagaggtcagaggttaccCACGGAGCCTGCTCGAGGTCCGTGGCTTTGCGCGCTCTTCCGTCGCGCTGGTAGTCTCACTGTCttgactctctgtctccctctcgcaCTCCAGGTACGAACGGTATCGGGTGGGGAAGTCTTCAGCTCAGAGCGTCAACAACGGGGTGAGTCGTCTGGCCACCGCCTGGAGGTCACAGCCCGTCACACTCGTGGCACCAGGGGCTGGCCCGGGTTATTAAGGGTGCTTGGACCCCGTGTTTATCCATATGTCAGTCGACATGCCCTGAAACATGCATCACGTACGTTAGTAGGTGATCGTAGTCGTCACTCTGGCTTCACATTAACGCCTGGTAAACCTCGCCAGAAAATGTCCACCCCCGCTGGCAACTTATTATCCACAGTAATTCTCGATTTTGATTTGTCACAGACGTCCCTTTTGTCTTCTTCTGTCGACGCTTCAGGCTCCCTGTTTTTTGAACACTTCTGTTCTGTGTCTCATTCTTTGCATGCGTCCCTTTCTCTGTGTGCTTCTCACATTGTTTTACTAATCCACGCGTCGCGTCTCGAGTTGCATGCGGCGCTGTCAGTCAAACCCCCCCTCGGCCATGACTGCTACGCCCCGCGACCGCACTGTGTCACTACAAGCCTGTCACTGCAAGCAAGTCACTGCAAGCGTGTCACTGCAGCTGTATCAATGCATTGCGTCACAACAGAGGTGTCACTGCATTGTGTCAATGCGGCGTGTCACTGCGAGCGTGTCTTTGCAGGCGTGTGTCACTGCAGCGTGTGGCATGTTAACTGTTATTCATTGTGTTCTCTTCCCTTTCTGTTGTGCGTCTTGTCGTGTTTGTTAAATGGCCAGCTGAGCCAGGCAAGTATGAAACAGTGTTGTgttgtctccccctctgtggCCGGCGTATGTGGGACCCCCAGGGGACCAGTTTGACATGACAAGATTGAAAACATGATTTGTAGTTGGAGGCAGAGCCTAAAGTCGATTTGCCAATTGATTGTTTTTTGCAAAACAACGGCCCGGGTGTAATGCGATACATTGCCAAAATACGGACAACTTGGTTTAAATATTTGGGTTAGTTTAGCAGATTCTTCTCGCGTATCACACCAGGATTTTACCACGAGGTGCAGGGCCCTGTTTCAAGTAGCAGGAGAGGATATGTTTAGGCCTGAACCAGAACTCTGACTCAAGAGGGCACTTCCCAGGACTGTCTGGATTTTCAGTTTTCCGAGAGCTGCCTTCAAAACGGGTTCCCTCAATCAACCTGAAATATGCACGTTCGTGTCATGACAGGCTTGCAAAGCCATGATCTATCACACCTTGAAAACGTGATGGATCAGGGAATTCCCAAGCCGTCATTGCTTCTTCAGGGCTTTTATGGGTTGCAGCCTAGTCTGTTCAATAGCATTACGTTACCACGGAAATGCTCTGAGACTGGAAGCCATCTAAAGTTCACAAGACATTAAGACAATCTTATTTATTGAACAACTGTTCAACTACTATTACCACTAAATcaacaggtttttttttaaagaaaactgAAGCTGTAGTTTACTTTCCAGCCTACTGTTGTGACTGTTCTTTGAACATGCATACATTTTCATTTcaaaacaatttaaataaagttgttttgaaatgaaaacaactttattttaaTCGATAATTACGGTATCATTAGAACCTGCTTCTTGGTTACGGTATAGCTAGGTCCCCTGGCTTTAGGTCGTGGGCGGGGTTATCTTGCCCGGCAGTTTTGCTCCAGGTTAGGCTCACAGCACGAGTTGCCATGGTGACTGGACTGAGAATGGTCTAGTCATGGCATCTGAAACCAAATCTGAGTCCTGACTAAACATATCTGGTTGACCTGGTGATCCAGCCTCCTGAACCAGGGCCCAGTCCTTCCacgtggccccgcccccaacccATTGGTGGGGAGTGGTTTGTCACGTTGGTCCCCCGGTGAACTGGGTGTGGCTAGGGCACATCAAAAGACTGGAAGTGTTGGCACAGACTCACTGATGGCTTGGGGTTGGGAAATGTACCACTCTGCTTAAATCATCAGTTTCATTTGCACAGCATTTGGGAACTTGCTGTATGAGCAGAAAAAAGCACTGCAGCATTGTGTaagtctttttcttttttgaatgCCTGCAAACAATTATATGTTGTGAGTAGTTTATCAGAAGATTTATCATGATCATTTTAAATTCTTAAATGAATtcctgctctctgtctgtgCTTTAAGTGAAATATAAAGCAGAATGGTGGATTTCTCCATGCTAAAGCTTTCAATGAGTTTCTGCTTCAAACAGCagcaaatatgtaaaaaaacaacaacatagttGTCGGGTCTGGTTAAAAACGGCAAATCTGTTTGTATCTGCTGTAAATACAACTTTTGTAAGCTTTCATTGTTATTGAATAGCACCTTGTCCGTTATTGTTGTAAGCGTCCACTTTAATTAGTTCCTTACTGGTGCCTCTCTTCACACTTTCCATAAGCCAATTAACACCTTTTCCTTTCCTCagcatctgtctgtgtgcactCTGGCtggactctccctctcttctgtcCCCTTTCACTTCCTCCATCCTCAGCTTTGTTTTTAGCCGTAGAACTACCAGGATCCCGTTCTACTTCCCAGAATAGCCAGGAGGGTCATTTTGACCTTTTACAATATTTCTTACATACCGAAAACAATTCTGTGCGTTCTAAGGAAAAATGGCAGTTCCGACAGGTCATAGTAGCCTTCACGGTCACCTCGATTACACCGTTACTCTGTGACATTTTCAAGAAGTGTGGGgtgttatggtttttttcgcTCACAGCGTATGAAAATCCCCGAAGTCGGGATTGttatttagatattttttcGTACCATGTGTCGTGGTGTTCTATTTGAACCCCTTGtccattgttttttatttttgtaaaaacaTATTTGTGGTTTACTGTCGTGCCATGTGTCTGCAGAAGGGAAGGAAATGGGCCTCCCACTTTGCATGTGTAAATGCATGTCCAATGACGTCATAGCGGTCGTGGTGGTTCTAAGGTTAAAGCCAATGCAAAGCTTCCGTGCGCAGCCTCGCCCTTCCTTTGACCCGACAAAAGAAGACCTGCCACGCAGTACCTCCATCCACTCCCCGCCTCCCCAGCACCCGTCTTGGCCCTCCATGAAGcctgaccctccccccccccacgcccgcCGCACGCACCTTGCTGGACTCCCACCCTGACGGACGTTCCTTCCTTCCCCCCAGGTTCTGAGCGAGGCCACAGAGGACAACCTGATCGACCTGGGCCCCGGGTCCCCGGCGGTGGTCAGCAACATGGCCAACGTGGCCCCCACAAGCCTGCCCTCCAGCCTCACCGCCCCCGCCGCCAGGCCCGCCTCCCCGTCCTCGCTGGCCTCCCGGCTGGCCGGTCTCGGTACGTGACCCGCACCGCGGGACCCTTCTCACCCCATAAGGCCCGGGTCCACATCGCCAGGCCTGCCTCGCCCTAACGCCATGGTCTTTTGCTGTTTTGGTTCCACATGGGCCGTCTAGAAGCATGTAACATTAGATGTGGAGTTCTGTGGGGCTGATTTGATCAAACTATGCCTGCAGAGCACTTCCCAAGAATCAGGCCTCTGGGACTTATTGACTGAGTTTACAACCAGGCCAATAACCCTGACCTTTACACTAGGAAAGTATGTGTTTTGTTGTTATTGTACGTAATGCAAGAACAATAACTACGCTGTCAGGAGATGAGGCGTGTAAAAATGACGGTCGCCATGAGTCGTCAGCCGACGCTAACGCCGCCGACCCTGTTGCTTTTCTTTGTGGCGTTGGGGTCGCTGCTCCAGACGTGGGCGCCGACAGCGTGAGCAGCACGCTGAGCGCCCTGACCAGCGCCCAGCCCGCCGGAGCCCAGGATGACTTCGACATGTTCGCCCAGACCAGGACGGGCTCTCTGTCCGCCGAGCCGGGGAGGACGTAAGAGCGCCCCGATACGCCCCTTCTCGTTCCTCATCGCCGCCGGGGCCTGCTCTAatgtctgctctctgtctcaGGGGCTCGCTGGAGGACCCCAACGACAGCCTGCCCCCGCCCACCCTGGACGTACGGCAGCCCAGCGCCGGGGGGGTGAGTCCAGTCTCCTCTTGTGCCCCGCGTTGGttgctgtgtttgtggttgCTGTGGACGGATTTGGAGTGGCCTTTGAGCCTGTCGGACGCATTTCCTTATCGCTCCGCTTGCAtgatttgtgtgcgtctgtagcGTCTACGGCGGGTCAACCTCTGGAAACCTTTCTGCTGCGCTTAACCAGGCATGcataaataacaaacaaaataacttgGATAATTTTTTTATCTTGGACATGAATGGATTAATATTTTGAGTATATTTGACCCACGAAAGTGTGTGGGTCTTTTGTATTAACTGTCTTTGAATGAACTGATTTGAGCTGCACTCGCAatcaaatatataaacacagCGCGTAAGCCAACGTTAAGTTTGGATCTGTAATCCAGAAGATCAAATAGCGTCGTATTTCTATTGAGACTTCTGATAGCTGGAATGCAGGTTATTCCGTCCGATAGCCGGTAAGCCGAACACCCTGACAGCTCCTTCCTCAATATCTAAACCTCTTAAGAACAGCGTTTGGCGTCTGTAGATGTTGGTTCATTGTCCCCGCCGCCACCTCTTCCGTTGGGTGACGTCGGGGTTCCCTTCTGGTCATTTGTTCTTTTAGAAATGAACGCACCATAGTTTATGCAAATTGATGCTAGGCGAATTTCCATTAGCGCGTTGTGTTGCTGCTAGACGCCAGGGGCCAGGGGTCGGGGTGTCCCCAAGGGGCCGCGGGCTGAGATGTGCTGACACCACGGCCAGCTGGTCAACAGAAGCCTCCTCCAGCCACCGTCCATGTCAGGCCCCTGATGGTGCTCTCCGatttgcctttttattttttcggtCGCCCTTTTCAAACCCCACAGCTTGCCCCTCCAGTTGTAACTGAACCGGGCTCTTGTTAGTCTCTCAGTCCCGCCTCTGGAAACCCAACCTAACCCCCAGCGCGGGGCGACGGAGCATCTGCGTGATGCTTTGAAACGCTGACCTGTTTCATTGCGCTTCATTTCATCTAGTGTGAAATAGAATTTCACCAAGTCACATGTGTTTCATTTGAACCAAAACTATATGATTATTTTGCGATATTGTAGATTTATCTTTTCTGTTCTCTCGAAAGTAAAACgttttgatttttttcttttcttattccgtatttgtttttatttgaaatggACGCATACTGAATAATGAGGAACCGTTAGCCCTTCTGCAACCCTAGGTCGCGGAGCATATTGCAGTTTGCTGTGCTCCCTCTCCTCATTACTATTCAATGGGTCAATCTAATCTGCATGGCAGTCTCCTTCCCTGCACGGCTTTTGTGCACGAGTGGCGTTTACACCAGGCTCTATTCATCCCCAACAATGAATGGCGTCgctattgttttgtttgattttcagttttacatttttgggtttgagttcaaCTTTTGCTTTCTTTTGGTCATTCTTTTCATTCAAGttcatgttttgtgtttgtttgggttttCGGGGGCATTTTCTGTTGTGGCTTCTCGACGCTGCCTCGGTGCTGCCCTGTAGAGTGCCGGGGGGGGCCAGTCCTCTGTCATGGATGACATAGAGGAGTGGCTGAGCACCGATGTGGTGAGACCATCATGATTTTATTTCTGCcatgcctctccctccctccctcccaccctccctccctccctccctccctccctccctccctccctccctccctcactccctcactccatcTCATTTGTGTTGATTGACATTGTGTGATAAAAGCTAAATAAAAGCTCTTTGGTTTTCTGTTTTCATCACTCCCTCAGATAGACTTCACGTGTCTAAGCAACGTACGTGGTTCTTAAGGTGGTTCACAGTGGGTAGTGAAGGCATAGAGCCATCTAGGAAGCTGTAGTTATGGTAGTTCTTAGTAGTAGTCGTTTCTGGTGACACATCGGATCTTCTTTGTAATTTGATGACCAAATGAGGGGTTCATTTAATATTTCTAATTTACCTGAAATGTCACCCACTGTCATGTGAGAATCTGGGAAATCTTTATTGTAGAGCAGGTGCTTTCCCTTAGGGTTTTAAGGCGCCAACACTCACATGGTGCTTGTTGAGATGCTTGCGATGTTGTGGATGTAATTGGATTTTCCTGTCTGCAGAAGGGAGACGAGGGTGAGGAAGGAGTGACCAGTGAAGGTGAGAACCATCTGTTGTATTCATCCTTCATTTACTGAGGGAGCCATCTGATCTGTTCTGTCGTTTTATTAGCGGGATGTGAAAACTAGTAAAATATTAAAgccccttttttcttttctttttatagCTCATGTAACACTTCAATTGTTTGTAGTTGATCCAATATAGATCTCACAAATTGaatctttttttaatgaataatCTACAAATTGATAGCAGACGAACTCAAGTATGGGTGAAAGGGGCAGTTCAGTTTATTTAGCTTAATTTTAGTTTCGAGCAATCATGTTGCTGAGGCGGGGATCTGTTAAGTGGTTAATTGGCTAACGGAGAACCCAAACTCTTGACTGTACCGTGAAATAGGCTTATTAAAATCCCCTTTTAAGAAACTCCCTCCCATCCACAAATGACTTTCTCTTCAGTAGAACATCTCTTACGGAACAGGAAACGAGACGCCCCTTTTCATTGTTGGTTTCCAGCCCAGGCTTCAGGTCGTCCCCTCCCAGGAGCTCTGCTATAACATGGAAGGACTGCGGGATCCTAGATGATTCCAATGTTGCTGGTGCCCTTCGCTGCTCCTTTGAGTCGCTTTGGGTTCTTTTTGGGCTGGTCAACGTAGCGTAACATTCCTCTCGTCGCGTCTTCCCCCACTCAGAGTTCGATAAGTTCCTGGAGGAGAGGGCCAAGGCGGCAGAGATGGCCCCCAGCCTGCCGTCCCCTCCCAGTGGGgagcccggggccccccaggggACCCCCAGCCGCAAGCCCGCTGACAGACCCGAGGCCAACCTCTTCGCCATGTAAACCGGACCTCCCATGGCACTGGCCTCCCCTGaatgccccccccacccacccctccccccaaacagctctgcagcagcagcagcatcatcacTAACAACCATCACAGGAGAGACTAGTCATGTGACATTTGCATATAGCTCACCCTCACGCGTGTGTGCGGCTGTGCTCACACACCTTGAAAGTCCCTGTCCCCTGCTCTCATTTGTACTCCTCTTTTTCCACGACATCAGCTAAACACTACCACAGTGAATCCTTCATCTCCTGTGTTAGCCTCTTATTCTAAGGGAATATTTAATAcatgtttatatttttttgtttccaCTCGAAAGGGAAAAAAGGCAATGGCACTAAAAGTATATTTTGTTACACTACACTGAGGGGGGGTGTCGCTCCATGTTTTTCCTTCATATCCACGGCCAATCTGTCTATCCTCAGCCTCCTGTGGTTCGTTGAGCTCACTTTTCACTTTTGAAGTCGTGGGATTTAATTTTGGTTGTCTTCTAAGGCGAGTCTAGTCTGCCCTCTCCATCTGGTTCACTACAGTCCCCTTCGGATGGGGATGGTGTCCTGTTCATGGTTAACCTCATGCATGTCAACATGAGC
It contains:
- the tom1l2 gene encoding TOM1-like protein 2 isoform X1, with protein sequence MEFLLGNPYSTPVGHCIERATDGSLQSEDWTLNMEICDIINETEDGPKDAIKAVKKRLNGNRNYREVMLALTVLETCVKNCGHRFHSLVTSRDFIDGVLVKIISPKNNPPTIVQDKVLALIQAWADAFRSSPDLTGVVQIYEELKRKGIEFPMSELETLSPIHTPQRVASAPEGDSALHQYSPPPPQTHVQPTVPVVPPVYTTPQAQAPVIHGPGSVNPSPEQICRLRSELDIVRGNTKVMSEMLTEMVPGQEDPSDHQLLQELHRTCRAMQQRVMELISCVSNEEVTEELLHVNDDLNNIFLRYERYERYRVGKSSAQSVNNGVLSEATEDNLIDLGPGSPAVVSNMANVAPTSLPSSLTAPAARPASPSSLASRLAGLDVGADSVSSTLSALTSAQPAGAQDDFDMFAQTRTGSLSAEPGRTGSLEDPNDSLPPPTLDVRQPSAGGSAGGGQSSVMDDIEEWLSTDVIDFTCLSNKGDEGEEGVTSEEFDKFLEERAKAAEMAPSLPSPPSGEPGAPQGTPSRKPADRPEANLFAM
- the tom1l2 gene encoding TOM1-like protein 2 isoform X2, which produces MEFLLGNPYSTPVGHCIERATDGSLQSEDWTLNMEICDIINETEDGPKDAIKAVKKRLNGNRNYREVMLALTVLETCVKNCGHRFHSLVTSRDFIDGVLVKIISPKNNPPTIVQDKVLALIQAWADAFRSSPDLTGVVQIYEELKRKGIEFPMSELETLSPIHTPQRVASAPEGDSALHQYSPPPPQTHVQPTVPVVPPVYTTPQAQAPVIHGPGSVNPSPEQICRLRSELDIVRGNTKVMSEMLTEMVPGQEDPSDHQLLQELHRTCRAMQQRVMELISCVSNEEVTEELLHVNDDLNNIFLRYERYERYRVGKSSAQSVNNGVLSEATEDNLIDLGPGSPAVVSNMANVAPTSLPSSLTAPAARPASPSSLASRLAGLDVGADSVSSTLSALTSAQPAGAQDDFDMFAQTRTGSLSAEPGRTGSLEDPNDSLPPPTLDVRQPSAGGSAGGGQSSVMDDIEEWLSTDVKGDEGEEGVTSEEFDKFLEERAKAAEMAPSLPSPPSGEPGAPQGTPSRKPADRPEANLFAM
- the tom1l2 gene encoding TOM1-like protein 2 isoform X3, whose amino-acid sequence is MEFLLGNPYSTPVGHCIERATDGSLQSEDWTLNMEICDIINETEDGPKDAIKAVKKRLNGNRNYREVMLALTVLETCVKNCGHRFHSLVTSRDFIDGVLVKIISPKNNPPTIVQDKVLALIQAWADAFRSSPDLTGVVQIYEELKRKGIEFPMSELETLSPIHTPQRVASAPEGDSALHQYSPPPPQTHVQPTVPVVPPVYTTPQAQAPVIHGPGSVNPSPEQICRLRSELDIVRGNTKVMSEMLTEMVPGQEDPSDHQLLQELHRTCRAMQQRVMELISCVSNEEVTEELLHVNDDLNNIFLRYERYERYRVGKSSAQSVNNGVLSEATEDNLIDLGPGSPAVVSNMANVAPTSLPSSLTAPAARPASPSSLASRLAGLDVGADSVSSTLSALTSAQPAGAQDDFDMFAQTRTGSLSAEPGRTGSLEDPNDSLPPPTLDVRQPSAGGKGDEGEEGVTSEEFDKFLEERAKAAEMAPSLPSPPSGEPGAPQGTPSRKPADRPEANLFAM